From Methylocystis sp. ATCC 49242, one genomic window encodes:
- a CDS encoding acyltransferase, whose protein sequence is MSRIARLDALRAYCVIGVFLFHAHLFDNGWIGVQVFFVLSGFLITGILVDYKNRMSAGDFFINFYARRTLRIFPPFYFFLCVFAVLAATSLVPGREIGARYLAELPYLASYTENIRALAGDYVNSDYYSHLWTLSVEEQFYLVWPLALWLTPAARLTRLCLGAVVAAIAFRTGLTGYALLVAQDDNLFQIAVPRAPLSNVDAFATGALALIAQREKSDMFQRAIRFSFAAAFGATAVVLALALCKASARGALFALTQDQVTQAAMYVWGLMFLNISAARLIDALSLPGDAASSTALRLFDGRALQYLGMISYGFYIYHDPMLALAQNVTSGSRAAGAYPLVAFAMTFAAAHLSYRYVETPFLALKDRLPRRIGVAGLHQR, encoded by the coding sequence ATGTCGAGAATTGCAAGACTTGACGCCTTGCGCGCCTATTGCGTCATTGGTGTTTTCCTTTTCCACGCGCATTTGTTCGATAACGGCTGGATCGGCGTGCAAGTTTTTTTCGTCCTTTCCGGCTTTCTGATTACCGGTATTCTTGTCGACTACAAAAACAGAATGTCGGCTGGAGATTTTTTTATCAATTTCTACGCCCGCCGCACCTTGAGAATATTCCCGCCCTTTTATTTCTTTCTCTGCGTCTTCGCGGTTCTTGCGGCGACCAGCCTTGTTCCGGGTCGTGAAATCGGCGCCCGATATTTGGCCGAGCTTCCATATCTCGCTTCCTACACGGAGAATATACGCGCGCTTGCGGGCGATTACGTGAATTCGGATTATTATTCCCATTTGTGGACGCTCTCCGTCGAGGAGCAGTTCTATCTCGTCTGGCCGCTGGCGCTGTGGCTGACCCCGGCCGCAAGGCTGACGCGGCTCTGCCTCGGCGCCGTCGTCGCCGCCATCGCTTTTCGCACGGGGTTGACCGGCTATGCGCTGCTCGTCGCTCAGGACGACAATCTGTTCCAGATCGCTGTCCCGCGGGCGCCGCTCAGCAATGTCGACGCCTTCGCGACCGGAGCGCTTGCGCTGATCGCGCAGCGCGAGAAGAGCGACATGTTTCAGCGCGCGATCAGGTTTTCCTTCGCCGCCGCCTTCGGCGCGACGGCTGTCGTCTTGGCGCTCGCGTTGTGCAAGGCGTCGGCGCGCGGCGCCCTGTTCGCGCTCACGCAGGATCAGGTGACGCAGGCCGCCATGTATGTATGGGGGCTGATGTTCCTCAATATCAGCGCCGCGAGACTCATCGACGCGCTGTCTCTGCCCGGAGACGCGGCGTCATCGACAGCGCTACGACTGTTCGACGGCCGGGCGCTGCAATATCTGGGGATGATTTCTTACGGCTTCTACATCTACCACGATCCGATGCTCGCCCTCGCACAGAATGTGACGAGCGGGTCGCGGGCGGCGGGCGCCTATCCGCTCGTCGCCTTCGCAATGACTTTTGCGGCGGCGCATCTCAGCTACCGATATGTCGAAACGCCTTTCCTCGCCTTAAAGGACAGGCTGCCGCGGCGCATCGGCGTCGCCGGACTCCATCAGCGCTGA